A window of Akkermansiaceae bacterium genomic DNA:
ATCCCAGCAGGTAGAGGTAGCTGTGGGCGAGATCCGCTTGAAATCCGAGCCTGCCGGGCATGCCAACCTCCTCCAGAAGGTCAAGCATGTCCTTCCACGAGTGCATTCCCGCCCAACAGATTTCGCCTTCGGCGACCAATACCTCGTTGTAGTCAGCCGCAATGCTCGCGCATTCTTTGAAGGTCCCGGCTATGAGCCTCGTTCCGGCGACGGGGTCCTTCGCCCATTCCTCCACGCCGGTTGCGGAGTCAATCCGGATCGAACCATACTGTCGCACGCCATGTTGATTCAGGAGGCCGGCATAACGGCAGGCTTTTTCCATGGCCAGAACAAAGCGTTTCCTGTCCTCTACACTACCCATGGCACTACCACCGACCGCACTCTGCCAAACAGGAGCCACCACCGATCCGATCTTCAGCCCCATGTCGGCAATTTTGTCAGCCAGGCGCAGTACTTCGTCCTCGTCTGCATCGATGTCGAGATGCGGGTGAAACAAGAACAGGTCCACTCCGTCGAAAGTCTTGCCTTCGACATCGCTGTTTGTTGTGAGTTCAAGCATCCGG
This region includes:
- a CDS encoding TIM barrel protein, which encodes MWPGLVGKEVGSAEPPVSLDRMLELTTNSDVEGKTFDGVDLFLFHPHLDIDADEDEVLRLADKIADMGLKIGSVVAPVWQSAVGGSAMGSVEDRKRFVLAMEKACRYAGLLNQHGVRQYGSIRIDSATGVEEWAKDPVAGTRLIAGTFKECASIAADYNEVLVAEGEICWAGMHSWKDMLDLLEEVGMPGRLGFQADLAHSYLYLLGYNAGEHALLKEPYSDEEFWSAYQQMTDRLRPWTYDFHVAQNDGTVHGAGKHDQTGRHCPADDPNGRLDITRCAGYWLLDENGNQRPEIKHLCWDGCMFPNATLEQQQTWNTILSVMLDINTTYTK